In Ovis canadensis isolate MfBH-ARS-UI-01 breed Bighorn chromosome 3, ARS-UI_OviCan_v2, whole genome shotgun sequence, one DNA window encodes the following:
- the LETMD1 gene encoding LETM1 domain-containing protein 1 isoform X1, translated as MALSRVCWARAALWGSAVPPGLYVVRRLQFVRSGLTWGAPRSSKLHLSPKADVKSLISYVVTKTKVINGKYHRFLGRHFPRFYVLYTIFMKGLQMLWADAKKARRIKTNMWKHNIKFHQLPYREMEHLRQFRRDVTKCLFLGILSIPPFANYLVFLLMYLFPRQLLIQHFWTPKQQIDFLDIYHALRKQSHPAILCYLEKVVPLISDAGLQWHMTELCTKMQRGIHPAVHDILALRECFSNHPLGMDQLRALQMKALSRAMLLTPYLPSVLLRHRLKTHTTVIHQLDKALAKLGVGQLTAQEVKSACYLRGLNSTHIAEERCRTWLGEWLQISCSLKETELSLLLHNVVLLSINYVGSRR; from the exons TATGTCGTCCGAAGGCTGCAGTTTGTTCGCTCTGGCCTGACCTGGGGGGCCCCTCG gtcttcaaagctTCATCTTTCTCCAAAGGCAGATGTGAAGAGCTTGATCTCTTATGTGGTGACCAAGACAAAAGTGATTAACGGGAAATACCATCGTTTCTTGGGTCGTCATTTCCCCCGCTTCTATGTCCTGTATACAATCTTCATGAAAG GATTGCAGATGTTATGGGCCGATGCCAAAAAGGCTAGAAGAATAAAGACAAATATGTGGAAGCATAATATAAAGTTTCATCAACTTCCATACCGGGAGATGGAGCATTTGAGACAG TTTCGTCGAGACGTCACCAAGTGTCTTTTCCTAGGTATTCTTTCCATTCCACCTTTTGCCAACTACCTGGTCTTCTTGCTAAT gtACCTGTTTCCTAGGCAACTGCTGATCCAACATTTCTGGACCCCAAAGCAACAAATTGATTTCTTAGATATCTATCATGCTCTCCGGAAGCAGTCCCACCCAGCAATCCTTTGTTATTTAGAAAAAGTTGTCCCTCTCATTTCTGATGCAGGACTCCAGTGGCATATGACAGAGTTGTGCACCAAG ATGCAACGTGGTATCCATCCAGCAGTACATGATATCCTGGCTCTGAGAGAGTGTTTCTCTAACCATCCTCTGGGCATGGACCAGCTCCGTGCTTTGCAGATG AAAGCCTTGAGTCGAGCCATGCTTCTCACACCTTATCTGCCTTCTGTCTTATTGAGACACCGTTTAAAGACTCACACCACTGTAATCCACCAACTGGACAAGGCTTTGGCAAAGCTGGGGGTTGGCCAGCTGACTGCTCAGGAGGTGAAGTCG GCTTGTTATCTTCGTGGCCTGAATTCCACCCATATTGCTGAAGAGAGGTGTCGAACTTGGCTGGGAGAATGGCTACAGATTTCCTGCAGCCTGAAAG AAACTGAGCTGTCCCTCTTGCTACACAACGTGGTCCTGCTTTCCATCAACTACGTTGGGTCAAGGCGCTGA
- the LETMD1 gene encoding LETM1 domain-containing protein 1 isoform X6, protein MALSRVCWARAALWGSAVPPGLYVVRRLQFVRSGLTWGAPRSSKLHLSPKADVKSLISYVVTKTKVINGKYHRFLGRHFPRFYVLYTIFMKVSSRRHQVSFPRYSFHSTFCQLPGLLANMQRGIHPAVHDILALRECFSNHPLGMDQLRALQMKALSRAMLLTPYLPSVLLRHRLKTHTTVIHQLDKALAKLGVGQLTAQEVKSACYLRGLNSTHIAEERCRTWLGEWLQISCSLKETELSLLLHNVVLLSINYVGSRR, encoded by the exons TATGTCGTCCGAAGGCTGCAGTTTGTTCGCTCTGGCCTGACCTGGGGGGCCCCTCG gtcttcaaagctTCATCTTTCTCCAAAGGCAGATGTGAAGAGCTTGATCTCTTATGTGGTGACCAAGACAAAAGTGATTAACGGGAAATACCATCGTTTCTTGGGTCGTCATTTCCCCCGCTTCTATGTCCTGTATACAATCTTCATGAAAG TTTCGTCGAGACGTCACCAAGTGTCTTTTCCTAGGTATTCTTTCCATTCCACCTTTTGCCAACTACCTGGTCTTCTTGCTAAT ATGCAACGTGGTATCCATCCAGCAGTACATGATATCCTGGCTCTGAGAGAGTGTTTCTCTAACCATCCTCTGGGCATGGACCAGCTCCGTGCTTTGCAGATG AAAGCCTTGAGTCGAGCCATGCTTCTCACACCTTATCTGCCTTCTGTCTTATTGAGACACCGTTTAAAGACTCACACCACTGTAATCCACCAACTGGACAAGGCTTTGGCAAAGCTGGGGGTTGGCCAGCTGACTGCTCAGGAGGTGAAGTCG GCTTGTTATCTTCGTGGCCTGAATTCCACCCATATTGCTGAAGAGAGGTGTCGAACTTGGCTGGGAGAATGGCTACAGATTTCCTGCAGCCTGAAAG AAACTGAGCTGTCCCTCTTGCTACACAACGTGGTCCTGCTTTCCATCAACTACGTTGGGTCAAGGCGCTGA
- the LETMD1 gene encoding LETM1 domain-containing protein 1 isoform X5, which translates to MYLFPRQLLIQHFWTPKQQIDFLDIYHALRKQSHPAILCYLEKVVPLISDAGLQWHMTELCTKMQRGIHPAVHDILALRECFSNHPLGMDQLRALQMKALSRAMLLTPYLPSVLLRHRLKTHTTVIHQLDKALAKLGVGQLTAQEVKSACYLRGLNSTHIAEERCRTWLGEWLQISCSLKETELSLLLHNVVLLSINYVGSRR; encoded by the exons AT gtACCTGTTTCCTAGGCAACTGCTGATCCAACATTTCTGGACCCCAAAGCAACAAATTGATTTCTTAGATATCTATCATGCTCTCCGGAAGCAGTCCCACCCAGCAATCCTTTGTTATTTAGAAAAAGTTGTCCCTCTCATTTCTGATGCAGGACTCCAGTGGCATATGACAGAGTTGTGCACCAAG ATGCAACGTGGTATCCATCCAGCAGTACATGATATCCTGGCTCTGAGAGAGTGTTTCTCTAACCATCCTCTGGGCATGGACCAGCTCCGTGCTTTGCAGATG AAAGCCTTGAGTCGAGCCATGCTTCTCACACCTTATCTGCCTTCTGTCTTATTGAGACACCGTTTAAAGACTCACACCACTGTAATCCACCAACTGGACAAGGCTTTGGCAAAGCTGGGGGTTGGCCAGCTGACTGCTCAGGAGGTGAAGTCG GCTTGTTATCTTCGTGGCCTGAATTCCACCCATATTGCTGAAGAGAGGTGTCGAACTTGGCTGGGAGAATGGCTACAGATTTCCTGCAGCCTGAAAG AAACTGAGCTGTCCCTCTTGCTACACAACGTGGTCCTGCTTTCCATCAACTACGTTGGGTCAAGGCGCTGA
- the LETMD1 gene encoding LETM1 domain-containing protein 1 isoform X3 produces the protein MALSRVCWARAALWGSAVPPGLYVVRRLQFVRSGLTWGAPRSSKLHLSPKADVKSLISYVVTKTKVINGKYHRFLGRHFPRFYVLYTIFMKGLQMLWADAKKARRIKTNMWKHNIKFHQLPYREMEHLRQMQRGIHPAVHDILALRECFSNHPLGMDQLRALQMKALSRAMLLTPYLPSVLLRHRLKTHTTVIHQLDKALAKLGVGQLTAQEVKSACYLRGLNSTHIAEERCRTWLGEWLQISCSLKETELSLLLHNVVLLSINYVGSRR, from the exons TATGTCGTCCGAAGGCTGCAGTTTGTTCGCTCTGGCCTGACCTGGGGGGCCCCTCG gtcttcaaagctTCATCTTTCTCCAAAGGCAGATGTGAAGAGCTTGATCTCTTATGTGGTGACCAAGACAAAAGTGATTAACGGGAAATACCATCGTTTCTTGGGTCGTCATTTCCCCCGCTTCTATGTCCTGTATACAATCTTCATGAAAG GATTGCAGATGTTATGGGCCGATGCCAAAAAGGCTAGAAGAATAAAGACAAATATGTGGAAGCATAATATAAAGTTTCATCAACTTCCATACCGGGAGATGGAGCATTTGAGACAG ATGCAACGTGGTATCCATCCAGCAGTACATGATATCCTGGCTCTGAGAGAGTGTTTCTCTAACCATCCTCTGGGCATGGACCAGCTCCGTGCTTTGCAGATG AAAGCCTTGAGTCGAGCCATGCTTCTCACACCTTATCTGCCTTCTGTCTTATTGAGACACCGTTTAAAGACTCACACCACTGTAATCCACCAACTGGACAAGGCTTTGGCAAAGCTGGGGGTTGGCCAGCTGACTGCTCAGGAGGTGAAGTCG GCTTGTTATCTTCGTGGCCTGAATTCCACCCATATTGCTGAAGAGAGGTGTCGAACTTGGCTGGGAGAATGGCTACAGATTTCCTGCAGCCTGAAAG AAACTGAGCTGTCCCTCTTGCTACACAACGTGGTCCTGCTTTCCATCAACTACGTTGGGTCAAGGCGCTGA